A window from Telopea speciosissima isolate NSW1024214 ecotype Mountain lineage chromosome 8, Tspe_v1, whole genome shotgun sequence encodes these proteins:
- the LOC122672564 gene encoding uncharacterized protein LOC122672564, producing MRGRVLVRSILAGWGIGTDFSCVLFGAAVETIDHLVFECAFSSAVWKDVLILNGFNRQPVGSWNDEVQWLVTHFDGRSLLNSVQKFSFNSSVYRIWQERNERAHQRRPSSATSVLNRIISNVRGRFSSLVLKMKMEDTSRHRDFFARWGIPVVFTLPLATQHTWPTPPVGWVAINCDGSVKDASGGLGAIGRNHLGQPVFALAGGLQETSVICLEL from the coding sequence ATGCGGGGCAGGGTGCTGGTTCGATCGATACTTGCTGGTTGGGGGATAGGCACAGATTTCTCTTGTGTTCTATTCGGGGCTGCAGTGGAAACAATTGATCATCTTGTATTTGAATGTGCTTTCTCTTCTGCTGTGTGGAAGGATGTTCTCATTCTGAATGGTTTTAATAGACAACCGGTGGGCTCTTGGAATGATGAAGTTCAATGGCTGGTTACCCACTTCGATGGGAGATCGCTGCTTAACTCGGTTCAGAAGTTTAGCTTCAATTCCTCAGTTTATCGGATCTGGCAAGAGAGGAATGAAAGGGCACATCAACGACGACCGAGCTCGGCTACATCAGTTTTGAATCGCATTATAAGCAATGTTAGAGGCAGATTTTCAAGTCTggttttgaagatgaagatggaggaCACTAGCCGACACAGGGACTTTTTTGCGAGATGGGGAATTCCGGTGGTGTTTACTTTGCCATTGGCTACGCAACACACCTGGCCAACTCCACCTGTGGGGTGGGTTGCCATCAATTGTGATGGCTCTGTGAAGGATGCATCTGGTGGTTTGGGGGCCATTGGGAGGAATCATCTGGGGCAGCCGGTTTTTGCTCTAGCAGGAGGGCTACAAGAGACGAGTGTTATTTGTTTGGAGCTTTGA
- the LOC122672777 gene encoding uncharacterized protein LOC122672777, whose protein sequence is MGGGRGTTMMAGGGGGGGGGAEEQYVKAKTSVWWDIENCQVPKACDPHAIAQNISSALSKMNYSGPVSISAYGDTNGIPAPVQKALSSTGIALNHVPAGVKDASDKKILVDMLFWAVDNPAPANYLLISGDRDFSNALHQLRMRRYNILLAQPQNASAPLLAAAKSVWLWTSLLAGGPPLPNGESFEPSSSNGLTNSDILQRPTADLGQINHFVDSISESSTFGSQKFSTNERIGDNKYKGKPIQKNPSLPNISRASSVPVGIPGGQTNGNGTQPGYLQAKQFKEAPHEFFGAHRHKAPINFSNNNYQHQFPPTLRPANIPMQHSFTPGNLFPNSQNYQSSQVPLRPDGPSFTSGQPTNVLDISSKLNISEQSTSVHNPSSFQQRNVGELKPNSIMESYPPSLNVPQNGHMLHNTPPFYHDQLNNRYPSRGPEFPPPSSSPMGGNPVPTNGVWGTPGCPKPSEYVQGLIGVVLLALNTLKNDKMTPTEVNITDCIRYGDPRQRNTDVRKALDCAIDQQMVVKQIVGASQYYVGKNEKLWKCVNPIGGNPKHYPKIIWDGIQKFLSSSVGRSAMMASNCRYEAAIVLRKLCLKDLVLGDILKILNMITDSKKWIVPHQSGWQPITITVAEIDADVGTKPSA, encoded by the exons ATGGGTGGTGGTCGTGGAACGACAATGATGgccggaggaggaggaggaggaggaggtggggCAGAGGAGCAGTATGTAAAGGCGAAGACGTCGGTATGGTGGGACATTGAGAACTGTCAAGTTCCAAAAGCCTGCGACCCACACGCGATCGCACAGAACATAAGTTCCGCGTTGAGCAAGATGAACTACTCTGGTCCCGTCTCCATCTCTGCTTATGGAGACACTAACGGTATCCCTGCACCCGTCCAAAAGGCCCTATCCAGCACCGGAATCGCTCTCAATCACGTCCCCGCCg GAGTTAAAGATGCCAGTGATAAGAAGATTCTTGTAGATATGCTGTTTTGGGCAGTGGATAATCCTGCTCCAGCAAATTATCTGCTGATTTCTGGTGATCGTGACTTTTCCAATGCACTCCATCAGTTGCGTATGAGAAGATATAATATTCTTTTAGCACAACCGCAAAATGCATCTGCCCCGCTTCTTGCTGCAGCAAAGAGTGTCTGGCTTTGGACAAGTCTTCTGGCTGGAGGACCACCGCTTCCAAATGGTGAATCATTTGAGCCTTCTAGTAGTAATGGTTTAACCAACTCTGACATCTTACAAAGACCAACAGCTGACCTTGGACAGATAAACCACTTTGTCGATTCTATTTCTGAAAGCTCTACATTTGGAAGTCAAAAATTCTCCACCAACGAAAGGATTGGTGATAATAAATATAAAGGGAAACCAATTCAGAAAAATCCAAGCCTACCCAACATATCAAGAGCCTCAAGTGTGCCAGTTGGGATTCCAGGGGGTCAAACCAATGGAAACGGTACCCAACCTGGGTATTTACAAGCAAAGCAGTTCAAGGAAGCACCTCACGAATTCTTTGGTGCTCACAGGCATAAAGCCCCCATAAACTTCTCAAACAACAATTATCAGCATCAGTTTCCACCGACATTAAGGCCAGCGAACATCCCTATGCAACATTCTTTTACACCGGGTAATCTGTTTCCGAATTCTCAGAACTATCAATCTTCTCAAGTCCCTCTAAGGCCTGATGGGCCCTCCTTTACCTCTGGTCAGCCTACAAACGTCCTTGATATCAGCAGTAAACTGAATATTTCCGAACAATCTACCAGCGTTCACAATCCTAGTAGTTTTCAACAACGAAATGTTGGGGAGCTCAAACCAAATTCTATTATGGAGTCTTACCCTCCAAGTTTAAATGTTCCACAAAATGGACATATGTTGCACAACACCCCACCTTTTTACCATGACCAATTGAACAATAGGTACCCTTCTCGGGGACCGGAGTTTCCTCCCCCGTCTTCCTCTCCAATGGGTGGTAACCCTGTACCCACTAATGGTGTTTGGGGAACCCCAGGATGCCCAAAGCCTTCTGAATATGTCCAAGGCCTTATAGGGGTTGTATTACTCGCCTTGAACACCCTAAAAAATGATAAGATGACACCAACTGAAGTGAACATAACCGATTGTATTCGTTATGGAGATCCCAGGCAACGAAATACGGATGTTAGGAAGGCCCTGGACTGTGCCATTGACCAACAAATGGTAGTGAAACAAATTGTAGGTGCATCACAGTATTATGTGGGTAAGAATGAGAAGCTTTGGAAGTGTGTGAACCCTATTGGTGGTAATCCTAAGCATTATCCAAAAATAATATGGGATGGAATCCAAAAATTTCTGAGTTCCTCAGTTGGGCGCTCTGCTATGATGGCTTCAAATTGCAG GTATGAAGCAGCTATAGTCCTAAGGAAATTGTGTTTGAAAGATCTTGTACTGGGTGATATACTCAAGATATTGAATATGATTACGGACAGTAAGAAGTGGATTGTCCCTCATCAATCGGGATGGCAGCCAATTACTATTACTGTTGCAGAGATTGATGCCGATGTAGGTACCAAACCTAGTGCTTGA